A stretch of DNA from Scomber japonicus isolate fScoJap1 chromosome 19, fScoJap1.pri, whole genome shotgun sequence:
AAAGATGCATCTAGTCCTGTGTAAAAATCTGTGCATTTGTGCTAGTCTATGCATATATGACCCCATCGTTTTTATTGTTGTGAAAAACTGTTACAGTATCCTACTGACAATTCACATGCACTAACTAAGATGTCACTACAAATGATACTGCATATAAatcactgtttatttaaatttaaacattttgatgtTCCCATATATTCAATAGCTTCACGACACCGTTACTGAAGCATGAATGGACTGTCTTGTCACACTAGAGACATGACTGTGTGTaactctgtgtgtctttgttcaGGTATGGACCTAATTGATCCTAAAGAACTGGAGAGTATGAGACATCAGCTTGAAGATGCCCAGCGCTGGAATGCCTCTCTGCAGGCTCGTTTAGGAGCCATCCAGAACCGTGGAGGAGGGGTTGGTGGAGCCACTGATGGTGGTAAGACCAGCAAAAATACACTATTTAAATGCACTATTAAATGTCTTATTCTTATATTTTTCAAGAGCTTATGTTCAATTGACTCTTCATGTGACATTTCAGGTGACACTTTGAGTTTCATTGGAGATCAGACTTCCTACATGAGTATTTGTGTAGGAGAGGGTCAGGATGACAGCTTGTCTCTACTGTCTGCTGAGGAACTCAAACAGAAGGTAAAAtccttttcaaactaaaaaaaattaaattaataaataaatattgtccCTTGCTCTTGAATATATAGGCTTAAGTAATTACCTGTGTAAATATGACTGTATTAGTTGGGAGGTATGTCACCAAAACACTTAAAGTAGGAAGACAATCATGCAAATGGATTAAAATTAGTCCTTCTGGATATTAGGTGCTGGAGCTGCAGGATTGTGTCAGCAGATTGCAGACTGTAAACAACGAGCTACAAAACCGACTGTCACTGCTGGAGAAGTCAGATCGTGATACTTACAGTAAGGATGACCAGGACCTGGCCGGCAGCAGCCCTTGGAAGCAGGTTAGAGTCTACAAAAGACAGCTGCAAAACATTAAATGGAAAAAGTCGATCTTGAAGTTGTGGCTTCAATGTTACTTTTCTAAACCTTACAGCAAAAGACaatgttttgttatttcattTAGCAAATATTCAATGAATCATGTCTGAGTCATTGTCTAACATCCACCTTTAGAAGCTCCTTTCTAACCTTTGAACCTACATCATAAAGGTGCAGCGTGttgaatttagtggcatctagcagaatagacttggcagaaatggaaaataataataatgttttatttattttacaatcacctgaaaataaaaatctttgtATTTCCGTTACCTTAGAATAAGTGGGTCCTCTTTCACAAAGGCTGCCATGTTActctgccatgtttctacagtagcccagaacagacaaaacaaacactgtctctagagagggccttttgcATTCTTCACAAATGCTCCTACGCActtggaagaggaggggaggtgtattcagttggttgccaTCTACAACtgcactgctagatgccactaaatcctacacactggtcctttaacctTCTACTCTGTCTAGCCTGTTATTAATGTCTCTTTACTTTGTGATACTtttatgtcttatttttctAACAAGTGTATTTCTTGCCTGTAGTAGAAAATATCCTATTTCTCTATCCTTCACCTTTCCTAACCAGTCCCTGTTTTTTATCTCTGTGTTCCATGAAACGGTCTCTCTTCGCCATACCACATTAGACACGTCATGCCATTCTGCTCTTGCTGTGCAGTGTTTTATGGATTCTGTTCCCTCATTAAGTTTTTCTTTTACCGAGCCATGTGTGTCATACTCGCCTCCCATCCCATTACTCTAGCAGCTAGGGAAGACGCGGGAGGCTCAGACTTCGACTCACGGTAGCAGGATGAATCGCTCTGGTCAAAATAAAGAGAGTCAGACAGACATGACACTGGGACAGGTATGACATAAATTATCAATTATTGCATTAGTACCTGAAACATTTTACCATTTTAAGCCATTTTAACTATATTTGTATTTCTAACTATATTTTAGATGGTTCCTGTAAAGCTGGTTGATGATGAGAGTGTTGACAGTGGTCTCAGCCAGAGTAGAGAGCATGCTCAGTCTGGCAACAACAGTTTGGATCTTGAAGAGAGAGATTctaaggagaggaagagagatgtAATGGCACTTAAATCCCTGCTGACTGATTGTGGGGCCACATCAGTCTTGCACCTTAGGTGGGTCTTTTCTTTTGTATAACCCACATTATACTCCTTATTTTCAATATAACTTGCACTAATAAGAGTGAGCTGCCTGGACAGTAGACTAATCAAAATGTCCCTTCCTGCAGAGAGGAACTGCTCAGACTTAAATCAGAAAACGTGGAGCTGCGGGGACTCCTGAAAGAACAAACATCTACTGAatgtaaagagaaagagagcacagATGCTTCAGGGAACAGCAGTGATGGACAGGCTGAATTGAGACAGAGTTTGGAAACACTTCAGGCCGGAGCAGAAGGTCACTCTAAGGTCACCAGGCTGTCGAAGGACAAGGGAGAAAAGATCTCTAACGAGGTGCCCGATGAGGAGATCCCTGTCACCATGGGCCTAATTGTCAGCACTGAAGAGGGGTCGGAGGGTCTGCAAACTAAAGGCCAGTCATACAGCAAGAGTGCAAAGCAGCATGTCACAAAGCACGGGGTAAGTTTTATATTATGAAAAGAGTTTAAAGAAGCATGTCATTACGTCCTGCTTGATGAGTTTTTAATATCTGTTCTTGTTTCAATTGTAGGCTGGTGTCAGATCTCGTCTCCCGGTTCCCGTGAGGCCGAAAATGGACTcgagcagcagcaggcagtcTGAAAACCTGCAGTCGGACCATGACTCTGATCATGTACAAACTGATGCACTTCAGCATGATGATGTCTACGATGCTGACCAACAGCCGCATGCAGACACCAGCTCCCCTGCGTCACTCCAACAATGCACATCCCCATCCTCCACCCTCAGATATGCTCATGGTAGCAGCAGTCCTGAAGGGTCAGACAATGGCTCCAGAGCCAGAGAGACACCAAGTGACACCCAGGCCACCTCTGCTCTTTTCACTCAGCTAGAGCTCCTCAACCAGGAGTGCCAGGAGAAAGAGGCATTGATCAACAAGCTGAGTGAGCAGCTCAGTGATTGGGAAGAGCTCCACGTTCAACTCCAGGAAAAGGAGAGGTTCAATCGCCAGTATGCAGAGGCCTTACAGGCTGCAGAATCCACCATTGCTTACTTGACCGCCTGCAGTCTGGACAACCAACGTGGATTTATGTCACACTCAAATTCTTGTCCAGGTTCTGGTGGTTCAGATGCTGTCCTCCACAGCAGGTTCATAGAGCTGCAGAAAGCCCTACAGGAGAAGGAGGATCTCAATAACCAGCTTATAGAGCTTCTGAACATGGCAGAAAAAGCCATCTCCTCCTTTGAAAGCCAGGAGAAGAATCCAGAAATCATTGATCTACGTCTGAAGATGGAGACAGCACTACAGCAGGAGAGTACACCTTCAGATAGCCCGAGAGACATGTTTGGATACACGGAAGATTCAATGCACAAGCTGCAGCAACATGCAGACACTTTGCAGGAGGCACTTTGGGAGCAGAATAGGATTAACGCAGAGCTGCAAGAAAAACTGTgggctgcagctgctgttgcACAACATGGTTACAGTGGTGCTGACCAGAATGGTCCATGTTCAAGGCAAATAGTGGCAGGATCACTTGAGGAAAAAGAGTCAAAGGGACAGCACAGCATGATGGGAAGTTCTGATGATGTTAGTTTAAATGAGGAGATGACGAAAGTTTTAATGAACTGCCTTAGTGCAGCTGAGTCTGTCGTCGCCTCTCTGGCTgcacactgcacaaacactAGCTCCTTGGCTTCTGGTAGATCATCTCAGACATACCCTGACCTGCAGACGTGTTTAGACCAACTTCAGAGGGCCCTGCAAGAAAGAGAGGAACTGCGAAACCACACAGAACCGACGCAGACGGCCACCAAATCCAGCAGCAATCAGTCTGCCGCTTCAGCTGGAGCAAAGGAGCAACCTCACCAAGAGCTCCATCACAATCTGTGTCTCCTCTACAAGATCTTCAGCGATCACTGTCAAAGGATCTCCGAACTCCAGGCTTCCCTGCAAGAGGACAGAGGCCGTAGAGAGGAGAGCAAGGCCCGTACAGCAGCGCAGGATGCCAAAGGATTACCGCCAAATGTTCAACTCCAGCTGGAGACTCTCCATAAGGCGctgagggagaagaaaaaaacatgtaaaaacctGGAGGAGAAACTGGCCACTGCTCAATCCATTATTACCAAGACACCGTCGCCTGAAACTGCACGGAGAGGTAAGATTACTCACGCTGAGCTGTTTCGAGTATGTACAATTATGTTTTTTGATTTGGACATAAACCGATTTATCAGgaacatgatgatgaagaagagagaCGTGATTCTGTACACGCTATATGATTTCTTCCTAACCCAACATATATTGCCTCCAATGCCAGCTCTGGAGCAGGATGACAAAGGCGTGCAGGTGGATTTGCAGGACCTCGGTTACGAAACCAGTGTGACCAAGAGTGAGAACGATAGGGAAGAGAGCAGTAGCACAGGTAGACGGCATTTAGACAGACATTGCATGTCTGTCTGCTGAGTGGACACTAATCTCAAATGTTGGATAGattctctctatatatatgttCTGCATGAGGACTGAACAAAGGCAACTGTAACACTGTCTCAATTTTTCCTGTCCTGGGTCTCATAACCACACGGTCTCTTCTGGTCTTGGCACTTTTCACTCATTTGAATGAGCTGTCAATATTCTGTATTGACAAAATCTTGCATGTTACCACTCTGACGTTTGGGAATGTCTATCCAGCGCTCAATAACCTctcacttttatattttatttaaaaaaatcatattttacagTTAAGCTATACTTTAAATGATTTGATCTCTTCTCACACGGCACTGTCACCATTTGTTTTCTACACTTtgtaatctttttcttttccttatcTGACAATTTTTGTGTCCTGTGTGTTGCCAGATCTAGAGGTCGGTGTGAAACCCAGCTGCAGTGCTTCTAGCCTGCCTTCGCTGTTGAAACACGAGCAGGCCGCTTTCTCCTCTACAGAAAACCTGGACTCAACCTCCAGCACGCCATATCCCAGTTCTCCAGCATTCAGCTCAGCCAAGGTATTCAATTTAGTCTTTCAGTTTAATCCCATTCAGCGACAATTTTTTGCTACCTCAAAAACAAAACGGACACTGATGCTGCTGTTCTCTGTTTTCAGGTCAGTCTGAAAAGCCTGCAGGTGTACGAGGACTACGGCGTCTCTGAGGACCCTCTGCAGCTCCAGACGCAAGTCAGAGAGCTGAAGGTCCAGCTGGAAAGCCAGACCAAGCTCATTCTCCAAATGCAAAGTCTTCTGCGCAGGAACTCCCTCTCCAGCGACCTCGTTGCCAACATCTCCGACCCATCAATCGTCAGGGATCAAGAAGGGACTCATAGAGAGGACCATGCCCACGATAAGAGTTACAGAGGTGggcagctgagagagaaaaaggagggggaGAACCAGGCGATGAAGGATAAAACCAGCCATTTGAATGtagagctggagagagagaggacactgAACAGAAGCATGAGCGAACAGCTGCAGCAGACCCGCAGCCGCTCTACATCACCTGCAAGGTCAACATGCTTTTCCATTTATCAATATAATACTATTTTTACACACTGAGCTGCACAGTTATTTCGGAAATCTTAACTCATGctgtcttctgtctttttgCCCTCATTCTGTCTTCTCCACAGATTGGACTCCCTGGTGCAGTCTCAGGCCAGGGAGCTGTCACAACTGAGGCAGCAGATCAAGGAGAGCCGTAGGCTGGGAGCCCTGCAGCGTCAGCAACTGCAGGAGCTGAACAAGGCCTTCAAGGAGCTGCTACAGGCCAGTAAAGTCGACCACTACATGGGAGATGTGGTCAAAGAGCAGCTGGACAAGAGCCTGAGCATCCTGGACAAGTTGGAAGGACGGCTGGACAAAggtagctgctgctgctgctgcctcgaCGGTTTTTGCATTCCTTATCTTTTGATGAATGGTGTTAATCAGAGCCGAATCACGTACCAAAACACACTTGACTCCAGCAAACACGCATGCTAATTGAATGATAAAGAGCGCCATAGGGGACTGACTGTAGAACCACTTTAAAGAGCAGCTGTGTTTGAGTCAGCAGCATTGACCTTTTTATTGTATAGAAATGTCTTGATTTAATAACTACCAGCAGCAGGGAGGGATGAACACAAAAGAGCAGTCAATCATAACTGATTTTTACAGACAGGTCCTTGACAGCATCTTTTCCTCTGTCTGCTAGGAGAGTCTCATCTGGATAATGAGGACGTGGCGGCTCTGGAACTGTCTCGCAGGTATGTCTCAACCTCCTATATGGAAGGTTACTGGGATTGTGAATTAAATTGTCTAGGTATGACTAAGTATTATATAATTTTTGATGTAAAGAATTACAGAGAATCATTTCACACACCATGAGGcttctctttgttttcagtcattCAGATTTTACTTAATTAAAGTCGAGTGCAACCAATGCTAACAACATGATTTTACCAACTACTGAGCAGtcattcacatcatttttacaCTCATCTAAAGTcacagtcattcattcattttgggCTTTACTGTTACACTAGATGTAACCacatgttttcttcatttgttgtttattcTGATGAAGCGGTTTATAAAAGTTTATGTAATGTATTATAGTCTTCCTGTCTTGTGCTTTTGAGGTTACACTGCTCATTACTGCTTGAGGTTTTAGGGTCATTAGCtgagctgtttttgtttgtctcgTGACCCCCTTTaaagtccccccccccaccccccccacctcctgcCAGCCAATTGCCTTATGACCCTGGGGCTGTATTGTTGATTTTGAATAGCGTCCTGCTGTTGACCTAATTTTGTCCTTTGTGTCAACCAAAACATTAAGGTTACAGCGAACCGAACTAGGTCATTGGTGTCTCTCAGTCATCGGGACgtcaataaaataaactgtgaggctttgctaaaaaaaacacactgatttatTGTGAAATAGTGATTGGATGTAAAATTAACTTTATTtcccattatttatttattcatttaatagtAAAGCTAGTGTCTGTggctttttatatatatatatatatatatatatatatatatatatatatatatatatatactttttttttccccaaaaaaaaagttggaacaTGACTTTTGAACGACAGAGTAAAAGTTGCTCTCTACAGTCATGGTGACATACGTTAACCTACATTATTACTGACGTGGGCAGTCTTGGGGAGTTTCAGCAGGCATCACAGTCACTGCTGTCCTTTGAGGAGAGCGTGAGAGATCCTCCCGACAGCCCGGCTAGAATCCAGCAGGAGTTAGATAACCTGCGTCTGGAGctagagggcgagagagagctgctgcagcagcatgtcagctTCCTTGTCCAGCAAAACCTCACCCTGGCTGAATGCACCAGGGAGCAGTTGGACCTGTGAGTGGAGTTTGTTCCAGATGGACAGCATGACGTTTGCTGTGGACTCCTCTTTCATActttccagctgtgtgtttctgctgaaaGTTACAAGCCCTCCGGTTCAGAACATTCGTTTTCTTGACTTCTTTAATCTTCAGCTGTTTCTCTTGTTTTGGGGGATTGTCCTCTTAAACCATCTCCTTCTATGGCTCTGTGTGATTCTGCCTTTAAAAGTGAGATGATGTGTTAGGATCAAATCCAGCTGTTGGATTAACATGACTaattctcctccttctcctcctcttcctccttcctcctcctcccaggtTGGCTAAAGAGCTGCAGGAGAAGAACCGTCTCATCCAAAGCCTGCAGAGCCAGTTCAGAGGCCAGGGTCCCAGCAGCCACCACAGCTCTCACTCTGATCTGTTACTGGATCTGGACAGGACCTCTTCCTCATGCCACAGTAGCCCGACCACACAAGGTGGCAATCGAGCCCACAGTAAGTGCTTACATTAGGTCAAGACAAACAATATGTGTGTAAAAGCTGCTAAAACTTAGATGCAATACTTAAATATAATCTTAAATGAAATCAAGCTGTGAAGCGGTCGAAAGCCAAGTTCAATTATAGTCTTAAGTGTCACAGAATATGGTCCAGCCAGGTATAGCAGGCACTAGACTCTGGTCATGTTAAGTTCACAGTAGGATTAACTCAGTTTGCTCCATTAAATATGcatattttcctcctttttttcctgccTCAGAGGTATGTCATTGAGATTACCTGAGTCCTTGTCCATGCACCTGGCCAGTCTAGTCGCAGCCTGTAATGGCACTTATTTTCCACTCAGATCCATTCTGATGCAGTGAGGCGTCCCGTAAAACAAAGCATGCTGGCCAAGGGCAGATTAGGATTAGATTTCAGTCCACCTCCACTTAATGATGCATTATTCAGTGGCACCTATCAGGTTCAATCTTCAAATTGAAAAATCCCTCGGAGGAAAAGAGACAGTGAAGactgttagagagagagagagagagagagagagagagaaagagagagagagagaagtgaggcATGTGGATGTGACTCAAACTCACATTTTACCAAAACAATCATCGTGTTAACATGGAAGCTTTAGCAATTGAGGATATTCTAGTTTACCCACTCTAACTAAAGTTTATGAAGCATCATCTAGTTTTATGTTGAATTATGACTTGTGAGGAGAAACAGAAATATcttttacacaaaaaaatgtcatggATATGcccatatttatatatttacagtgtCTAACCGTCTCTGTCTTCCTGTGCATGTGCAGGCCAGCGACACTCGGCCGATCGGACGGTGGGAGGAGCTCAGGAGGAAGATGTGTCCGGTCACAGGGAGGCTGCCAGCAGACTGCAGGGCCTGCAGAGGGAGAACGGGAGACTGCAGGAGAAGCTGAGGGGCAGCGAGGAGCTCAACACCACCCTGCGCAGAGAGCTCGACCTGCATCGCTCCATTATGGCCCAGAACAGCTCCCAACATCAGGAACAAGATCACAGCCATGACCAGGAGGGGTCGGGGTCTCTGAATGACGGATATAAACGTGATGGAGATATGAGCTCACAAAAGAATGCTTCTGAACAACCTCACAACTTGAATTCAGGTAAATGTGGGGCATTGGTGACTTAATTACCATGTTAGAGACTTCCTGTTATAAAACACCCTGAAGATAAAACTTTAAAGAAGCAAAATACTCTGAAAAACTCCAATTATTTAGCTTTTTGTGAGACAAATTATGATTTGTACTTTGTGTTGATGGTGTAGCAACATTATTTGAGTAAACATAGCATTAATTATTAAAGGGGCGCTCCACCAATGTTACACTTAAAGCTCAGTTTCACTTGTTACATAGAGCGCTACTCTATGTCTTCTGTGACTCTAGAGGGAGCTTTCCAAAATCAGAGAAAAGAATAAACCTAGTGATTTCATCAGTTATCTAGCTTGAGTTTGAAGAATGCAATTTGAGCAGAAAGCCTGAGTTATAAACTGTAGACATTTACTCTGCAGGGTTGATCTAACTTAATTATTAGGTTGAATTATGGGGAATGTAGGATCCTGTGTTTTTCTAGCTGGACCCATACTAGGCACTAAAACTCAGGATATTTCTCCCATCTTTTATATTAAGTTAAAATTTTAGATCCCCACAAAGTACCCCTTGAATTtagctttgtgcttgtgtgtctgtcagaCCTGCTGGCCGAGCATCTACAGGAGATCCGAGCTTTGCGGCAACGTCTGGAGGAGAGTATCCGCACCAACGACCATCTCAGGGAACAGCTGGAGAGGAGACTAGCCGAGGTGGACAAAGACCCAggtatgtgtgatgtgtgttacatATGTGAAGAGTTAGTTACTTATGCTGTTATTTTCTGACTGATGAGTGTatgtatgttcctgtgttcAGCAGCTACCAACATCTTCATCCATGGCAACGAGGAGCAGGGTCAGCTGGCCAACGAGGTACGATTCCTCTGGGGACAAAACCAAGTCCTGAAGGAGCAGCTCAACGTGGGGTCCAGAGGTAAAAAGTTTATCACAAGCTCACTTTAACCTATAATTAGGATCATGGACAGGCCTTTTCAGTCATTGGATCAACAGagatattaaacacacacatctcactAACTCAAACATCTTTAATCCCACCAGACAAGCAGAAGGAGAACCAGAAGCTGCGGGACACTCTGGCGCGTCGGACGGCCAAACTGGAGCAGAGCAGGAAGGAATGTGAAGCTCTGAGGCAGGAAAACTGCCGACTGCAGGAACAGCTGGAGCTCAGCAGCCAAGAAAACGCTCAGCTGCAGGAGACACTGCACTACAGCAAGGAGCAGCTGGACaggtatgaacacacacacacacacacacacacacacacacacacacacacacacacacacacacacacacacacacacacacacacagacaaacacatccCGTGATTACGACTCTCCTCCATGCaacctgaaaccacacagactTGCTAATTACCATTTTAAAGAGTCATTACAATCACCATTATTCCATACCGTTGGTACAACTCTGAAACATGAGAGTCGACCATGTGAAGACTCGTTCGTGAGCACACGAATGCACATATCATAACGACGGCATGTGACCTCTCGGCCCCACGGGTCCCACTGACACAGCTGAGTGAGGCCGACACATGAAACCTGGAGTCTAGTTTACTGTCAGATCACTTGtcctctccctttcctttaCTTGTCACTCTTGAGTATGCGTGTGGTGGTGTGTACTCTATACATAAGGCTCCTTGTTTTTACTGATTTTTACTGAATAATAATGGGAATTGTTATATATTAAGGTGCCATGCTGCTTCAGTTCAACAGCAAATGGATTAAAACAAGCTTTTGAGTGAGACCAtctacatttgtgtttgtggaaTGTACCAAAAATGATCAGAAGCTGAAATGGTTGAAGTTGAAGTTCACTCTGATTTTATGTCACACATGCAAAAGTTGTGTTTCTTGCTATGAGAGAAACCAGTTATACCTCCAGTTATAAAACCAATATTGGTTAAACTACTGTTTAAGATGTAAATTATacttttaaaatctgatttttctcaaggattaaaaaaaaccctaaataaaCAGATAGTGACTATAATGAGTCCTACATGAGTAGATTGAGGAGCTTGTTTGCAGTGCCTGTCCCTAGATGTTTATATATCCACTGTCATTGTTTTTAATAGTATAGCtctcttttatcttttaaaccCTCTGATCGTTggattttgtgttttcaggtttCAGTGTGAGGTGAAGCTCCAGAAGCAGCAGCTGTCCGACTCCCAGCATCTTCTCCAGTCGCTGCGAGTGGAGCTGCAAGTTTATGAAAACATTAAGATCGAAGCTCAGAAATACGGTACGACAagcttgttttccttttaaaaagaaaaagaaagagctcAATTTATGTATGCTGTTCATATAACTGATTTATGTGGAACATTGCAACTCTGAGACAGTCGAACGCAGTGAAGTCAGTCTTTGAAGCTCTTTGATCTCATTTCTATCTTAGACTCTTTTAATTATAGTTGTGATACAGCTGCTTATGATATTACTGCTAGGATGTCTCTGACACCGTGAtcttgattttaaaatatacaatgcAGTGTAACACTTTTGACTCTCGGTATATGATACGGctaaaaaatgtccttttcagAGACTCACAGGTCCAAACTGTGAGTGGAAAAAAGATTGAAAAGATAAGCAGGACTACATTCAGAGGGAAAGTAATAAGTAAAGATGGTGTGAGTTATATGAAGTGAATCGGTGAGATGGAAAATACTGTTAGCTAGGGAATACTACATGGCTGTTTAGTGATTCCTGGCTAAATGAAGCTTACTGAGGCATTGTGTTAGAAACAAGCTTGTTAAACTCTGcacgctgccatctagtggtgctGCAAACATCCTCCACCTGAATATTCTTCACCACATATGAAGCCATCTATAAAATGCTCTGGGGCAAATATCTGAGTGGTGAAACTTGTTCTCACACTGAGCATCACTGATTTCAttctttcactttaatctgtgtgtattgtgttgattttaagattttaatgaCAGGACATTTCAGAGCAGAAAGTACGGAATCTGTCATCAATTAAGAGTGACAGTAGGGTTTACGTGACATTATGACAAAAGAACTAGTTTGGTAggcagatattattattatttctgttataTTTGCAACCAAATCTAGGTGCAGAATGGTAACTGTGCAATGGCTAATGACAATCCTCTTCAATTATACGGCTACTACAACCCACAAAGTGTCTGACTCAGTGAACTCTACGTGAATGAAAGGCCCCAGAACCGTTCTGACCAGTTTGAGACCAGTTCACTGACTAAATGAACAGCCCAGCCCATGCTCCCAAAGTTTTTCTGAACCTGAATTTCCTGTCAGTATTTTGCCacacaaataag
This window harbors:
- the cdk5rap2 gene encoding CDK5 regulatory subunit-associated protein 2 isoform X2 produces the protein MDSVVGDDVTLPVDINGSCRLADSIDAGEFSSDSMTAPSFPGKMSPIKALTMKDYENQITALKKENFNLKLRIYFMEERMQQKCDDSTEDIFKTNIELKVELESMKRDLAEKQELLVSASKALESLAGRESGEPRRVREQAQREMDALREAFSKRIADLEQSLRTAEEEVEKMAAIAEQEKFKNINMEKQLQALGLPSVITPLPSPVHDLQQALQEKDNVIEQLKITLKNQEAAIHQKNNRDQETDAPSAECVKQLSDLIAKKDQELEALRDELHREKDRLQPDHQKSEVSRLESVNKLLTQELTQTRGTNENLTQTLDDTQIQNKTLSGKLEEKENELNSEKKNAIKRDKTIQGLTQVLKEKEKEIAELCHEIEDRDDALAKAREAAHKAQLQKYQAIEEHQNLLMAKQTELAQLQGEHHAKVLEAQKLQRGLDRKEQELADLQQAKDQLEVELEDLQQQKKKGDKALNDLNNQLKKQSGEIGERESALEQQYQELLDQTKRKLQSHEVTIQRLTSTLADKEQQLQEYINMVRDFEQSKSPGGTDNVLSKLRQRLKEKEKALEQALDEKFAAIEEKDNEIHQLQLSLREKERDLDRLNNLLSHNEETINNFDSLIKEKDVELQHLANTLKNLQRAKQDVEDNLNRSLREKDAIISQLQLSLEGKTKDMDEMAESMLSQSQTHARDLAEQMGQRLKVTEAMLAEAVKARERLVADNESAVEGLMATISSKDQLLKESAEHYNRMLSERTQEIQELRRQLSDRQQQLAAAEKQSSTTAQEGYLETAELRALLAEKESLINKLLQRGQERDQYLAEMRQKEEPDRVLELRQTIQIMQEKLDEREAELSRRNSEDNMENIPHSKKAVVILKKELAQKTEALNKALKRENELKISLAELQSLLSELEGRNEGQAANIESLTATLKTKDEIINVLHQRLGQRGENRADHIQDQVIGSGMERSLPGLPQRERTMIGGDSQQEALPNLIALQQEQNALNKALRAEQQLYSSLVRTVKEQDSAQRLHALQLELTAVQLLRQQLEDSIKTNEELRDDLERELDRAKLREGMDLIDPKELESMRHQLEDAQRWNASLQARLGAIQNRGGGVGGATDGGDTLSFIGDQTSYMSICVGEGQDDSLSLLSAEELKQKVLELQDCVSRLQTVNNELQNRLSLLEKSDRDTYSKDDQDLAGSSPWKQQLGKTREAQTSTHGSRMNRSGQNKESQTDMTLGQMVPVKLVDDESVDSGLSQSREHAQSGNNSLDLEERDSKERKRDVMALKSLLTDCGATSVLHLREELLRLKSENVELRGLLKEQTSTECKEKESTDASGNSSDGQAELRQSLETLQAGAEGHSKVTRLSKDKGEKISNEVPDEEIPVTMGLIVSTEEGSEGLQTKGQSYSKSAKQHVTKHGAGVRSRLPVPVRPKMDSSSSRQSENLQSDHDSDHVQTDALQHDDVYDADQQPHADTSSPASLQQCTSPSSTLRYAHGSSSPEGSDNGSRARETPSDTQATSALFTQLELLNQECQEKEALINKLSEQLSDWEELHVQLQEKERFNRQYAEALQAAESTIAYLTACSLDNQRGFMSHSNSCPGSGGSDAVLHSRFIELQKALQEKEDLNNQLIELLNMAEKAISSFESQEKNPEIIDLRLKMETALQQESTPSDSPRDMFGYTEDSMHKLQQHADTLQEALWEQNRINAELQEKLWAAAAVAQHGYSGADQNGPCSRQIVAGSLEEKESKGQHSMMGSSDDVSLNEEMTKVLMNCLSAAESVVASLAAHCTNTSSLASGRSSQTYPDLQTCLDQLQRALQEREELRNHTEPTQTATKSSSNQSAASAGAKEQPHQELHHNLCLLYKIFSDHCQRISELQASLQEDRGRREESKARTAAQDAKGLPPNVQLQLETLHKALREKKKTCKNLEEKLATAQSIITKTPSPETARRALEQDDKGVQVDLQDLGYETSVTKSENDREESSSTDLEVGVKPSCSASSLPSLLKHEQAAFSSTENLDSTSSTPYPSSPAFSSAKVSLKSLQVYEDYGVSEDPLQLQTQVRELKVQLESQTKLILQMQSLLRRNSLSSDLVANISDPSIVRDQEGTHREDHAHDKSYRGGQLREKKEGENQAMKDKTSHLNVELERERTLNRSMSEQLQQTRSRSTSPARLDSLVQSQARELSQLRQQIKESRRLGALQRQQLQELNKAFKELLQASKVDHYMGDVVKEQLDKSLSILDKLEGRLDKGESHLDNEDVAALELSRRLAKELQEKNRLIQSLQSQFRGQGPSSHHSSHSDLLLDLDRTSSSCHSSPTTQGGNRAHSQRHSADRTVGGAQEEDVSGHREAASRLQGLQRENGRLQEKLRGSEELNTTLRRELDLHRSIMAQNSSQHQEQDHSHDQEGSGSLNDGYKRDGDMSSQKNASEQPHNLNSDLLAEHLQEIRALRQRLEESIRTNDHLREQLERRLAEVDKDPAATNIFIHGNEEQGQLANEVRFLWGQNQVLKEQLNVGSRDKQKENQKLRDTLARRTAKLEQSRKECEALRQENCRLQEQLELSSQENAQLQETLHYSKEQLDRFQCEVKLQKQQLSDSQHLLQSLRVELQVYENIKIEAQKYESSGTTPEPVPVPSSGSVDLSELLSEIRHLRLQLERSIQTNTALRQRLEEQLLRGQNRSETININYLLSSPDEGGRSPGRDSCDPHFSQSFQTHKEHTSILYDEKRQAHSEVDGGSVSSSSGESLSSAPSRLVPGHRMWANRNGRHFLGLIEDYGALRKQISEGRKLSRSMDSQLHECLQSLRQHGSDNRVMEQQHLKGLSGSMNTMQQVLEEAGRLLKLVWRVSLPAGNAAGDGSGSNQQDELLKNEIARLKSRLSQQEKMLSGAVKRLRTTNQLKEGMERVIIDQLSLTHGVLKKARGNLETNYCTLFGLKGLSGGPDGGSPSQWPVGDAADPQQINAGESPEENSEASFHCSY